The following coding sequences lie in one Oncorhynchus kisutch isolate 150728-3 linkage group LG17, Okis_V2, whole genome shotgun sequence genomic window:
- the LOC109907155 gene encoding four and a half LIM domains protein 3-like, which produces MSDRFDCGECKESLYGRKYIQVEGVSHCIPCYDRLYANTCQECKELIAHNARELFYEDRHYHEHCFRCLRCDRSLADEPFTSQEEALLCNDCYHNEFSSKCVACDKPVMPGSKKLEYGGSAWHEDCFVCHGCEKPIGGQSFIPDKDDYYCVPCYEGRFTPRCSLCKKALATGGVSYKDETWHKECLVCNGCKSPLAGQPFTSQGDTPYCVKCFSSLYAQKCASCNSPITGFGEGKYISFQDRQWHQPCFKCSHCSVSLVGSGFFPDRDQILCGDCNNDQEDQ; this is translated from the exons ATGAGTGACCGTTTTGACTGTGGTGAGTGCAAGGAGTCCCTTTACGGACGCAAATACATTCAGGTGGAGGGCGTTTCCCACTGTATCCCCTGCTATGACCGCCTGTATGCCAACACATGTCAGGAGTGCAAGGAGCTCATCGCACACAACGCACGG gAGCTGTTCTACGAGGACAGGCACTACCACGAACACTGTTTCCGTTGTTTGCGCTGTGACCGCTCGCTGGCGGACGAGCCCTTCACCAGCCAGGAGGAGGCGCTGCTGTGCAACGACTGCTACCACAATGAGTTCTCGTCCAAGTGTGTGGCCTGCGACAAGCCCGTCATGCCAG GCTCAAAGAAGTTGGAGTATGGGGGCTCTGCGTGGCACGAGGACTGCTTTGTGTGCCATGGCTGTGAGAAGCCCATCGGTGGCCAGTCCTTCATCCCCGACAAAGACGACTACTACTGTGTACCCTGCTACGAGGGCAGGTTCACCCCGCGATGCAGCCTCTGCAAAAAG GCGCTGGCGACAGGAGGCGTCAGCTACAAAGATGAGACGTGGCACAAGGAGTGTTTGGTGTGCAACGGCTGTAAGAGCCCACTGGCGGGCCAGCCCTTCACCTCCCAGGGAGACACGCCCTACTGCGTCAAGTGCTTCAGCAGCCTCTACGCACAGAAGTGTGCCTCCTGTAACTCGCCCATCACAG GGTTTGGCGAGGGGAAGTACATTTCTTTCCAGGATCGGCAGTGGCACCAGCCCTGCTTCAAGTGCTCCCactgctctgtctctctggttgggTCCGGCTTCTTCCCTGACCGGGACCAGATCCTTTGCGGAGACTGCAACAACGACCAAGAAGACCAATGA